The genomic interval GCTATAGGCAAGCCCCGTCGCGTCCAGCGGCGAGGACCACACTTTGCGCAGCAATGCGAAGCCGTCTTCCGGCGACAGGTCGCGCAGCGCCAGAACCGTCGACAGCGGCGGCCTGGGGAACACGCGCAACGTCACTTCGGTAAGGACACACAGCGTCCCCATCGCGCCGCACATCAATTTGGGAACATCGAAGCCCGTGACGTTCTTGACCACCTTGCCGCCGGCCTTGAAGGCCTCGCCGAAGCCATTGACGCCGCGAAAGCCGAGCAGCTGGTCGCGCGCCGCGCCCAGCCGCACGCGCGCCGGCCCGTTCGCGTCGGTGCTGATCGCGCCGCCGATCGTGCCGAGCCCGGGCGCCGCGCCGAGCAGCGGCCCCCAGTCCGGCGGATCGAAGCCGAGCCGCTGGCCCTTCTCGGCGAGCACCGCGTCGATCTCCGCGACCGGCGTGCCGGGCGCCGCCGTCAGGATCAGCTCGTTGGGCTCGTACGAAAGAATGCCGCGCAGGCCCGAAACATCGAGCACCGATCCCATCGTCACCACGGCGCGGCCGAAGCTCTGCTTCGTGCCCGCGCCCACGATCTCGAGCGGCGACCGCCATTCGCGCGCCGTCATCACGGCCTCGACGATCTCGTCCTCGGTGGAAGCGCTATGGGTCGGCATCAGAACCAACTTGTCATGGCCCGCGAATGCGGGCCATCCAGTTGAAGCGCGATGCGGCGGTGCAAGGTTGGGGAACACCAATAGTTGCGGGATTCGTCGACGTCACCTGGATGGCCCGCATTCGCGGGCCATGACACCGTCGGGGTTGAATGCGATCCGCACATCTCAGAAACGCGGCAGGTTCGGGAACGGCACGCGGCCGTCCTTCACATGCATATGCCCGCCCTCGACGCAGGCCGACAGCGTCGGAAACACCTTGCCGGGATTGAGCAGCCCGCCGGCATCGAAGGCGCATTTGAGCCGCTGCTGCTGGGCGAGGTCGGCCTCGGAGAACATCGTCGGCATCAGGTCGCGCTTCTCGACGCCGACGCCGTGCTCGCCGGTGAGCACGCCGCCGACCTCGACGCAAAGTTTGAGGATGTCGGCGCCGAAGGCTTCCGCGCGGTCGTGCTCGCCCGGCTTCATCGTGTCGAAGATGATCAGGGGATGCAGATTGCCGTCGCCGGCATGGAACACGTTGCAGAAGCCGAGGCGGTATTCCTCCGACATCCGCGCCATCCGCGCCAGCACGAGCGGCAGCTTGTGGCGCGGGATCGTGCCGTCCATGCACAGCATGTCGGGCGCCAGCCGCCCCATGGCCGGGAACGCCGCCTTGCGCCCGGCCCAGAGCCGGCCGCGCTCGGCCTCGTCCCGTGCCTCGCGCACCTCCGCGCCATTGGCCCGCGCGATGCCGCCGATGCGGGCGATGGCATGATCGACCTCGGCGCCGATGCCGTCGGCATCGATGATCAGCACGCCCTCGCAGGCCGGATAGCCGGGCGCCGAATAGGCCTCCACCGCCGCGATGCAGCGCCGGTCCATGAACTCCATCGCCGCCGGCACGATCCCCGCCGCGATGATGTCGGCGACGCATTGCCCGGCATCCGGCACGGAGGAGAACGCCGCCAGCAGCGTGCGCGTCGCCGGCGGCTTGGGCAGGATGCGCACCGTCGCCTCGACCACGACACCGAGCAGCCCCTCGGAGCCGCACACCACGCCCAGGAGGTCGAGACCGCCGGCGCCCGGCGCCCTGCCGCCCAGCCGTATCCGCTCGCCGCTCATCAGGACAAACTCGACGCCGAGCAGGTTGTTGGTCGTCAGCCCGTATTTCAGGCAGTGCAGCCCGCCGGAATTCTCCGCCACATTGCCGCCGATGGTGCAGGCGATCTGGCTCGACGGATCGGGCCCGTAATAGAAGCCGCGCCCCTCGACCGCGCGGGTGATCGCCAGATTGGTCACGCCGGGCTCTACGACGACGCAGCGATTCTCGAGATCGATGTCCAGGATCCGGCTCATCCGCGCCAGGCCGAGCAGGATGCCGTCGGCGCGCGGCAGCGCCCCGCCCGACAGCGAGGTCCCCGCCCCGCGCGGCACGACCGGCACGCCGTGCTCGCTGGCATAGGCCAGGATGGCCGCGACCTGCTCGGCGTCGCGCGGCAGCACCGTGACGAGCGGCTTCTGGCGGTAGGCGGTCAGCGCATCGCCGTCGAACGCGGCAAGGCTTGCGGAATCGGACACCACCCCGTCGGGCACGATGGCACGGAGCGCCGCGACGATGTCGGGCCCGTGGGCGATGATGTCGGAATCGGGAGCGGAAAAATCCACGCGCGCGCCTCTCAGCTACGCACGAACGCTAGCACGGCGCGGGCTTAGCCTTGGCGCGCCTTGAAACGCGGGTTCTTCTTGTTGATGACATAGACGCGGCCCTTGCGGCGGACGACGCGGCAGTCCTTGTCGCGCTTCTTGAGCGAGCGGAGGGAATTGCGAACTTTCATGGTCTTATGGCCTTAAGAACGGGCCACAGGGCCCCGCAAAGAGGCGCGGAAGCTATGCGGCCCCCCTTTTCCTGTCAACCGGGAGAAAACCCAGGGATTCCGCCACATTCCGGCCTTTCCACCACGATCTACTATGGTATTCCGCCCGCTTCGGGCGAATGGGGATGCAGCGTGTGATGAGAACCGGTGTCCAATTGGGTCTGGCGGCGCTTTTGAGCCTGGTCGGGGCCTGCGCCACGGTCGAGCCGGTCGACGCTCATCGCGCCGGCCACCGTGCCGAGGCTCCGCCCAAGCCGTCGCCCCAGGACGTCAAATTCGCCCAATTCGTCGTCGACTTCCGCGCCACCGCGCTCGCCGCCGGGATCGCGCCCGCGACCTATGACGCGGCGATGGGCGGCATCAAGCGCAACGACAAGATCGAGACCCTGACGGAGGCGCAGCCGGAATTCGTCAAGCAGGTCTGGACCTATCTCGACACCGCCGCCTCGCCCCGCCGCGTCGCCGACGGACGGGCCGCGCTGGCAGCGCAGGCCGCGGCGCTCGCGACCGTCGAAGCGAAATACGGCGTGCCGAAGGAGATTCTCGTCTCGCTCTGGGGCAACGAGACCGATTTCGGCGGCGCGCTCGGCAGCTTCAACATCTTCGAGGCGCTGGCGACGCTGGCCTATGACGGGCCGCGCAGCGATTTCGGCAAGACCCAGCTCCTCGCCGCGCTGAAGATGATGCAGCAGGAAAAGCTCGACCCGGGTCAGATGGTGTCGTCCTGGGCCGGCGCCTTCGGCCAGCTCCAGATGCTTCCCACGACCTTCCTCAAAAGCGCGGTGGATGGCGACGGCGACGGCAAGCGCGACCTGTGGCACTCCTCGGCCGACGCGCTCGCGAGCGCGGCCGTCGAAGTGTCGACCGATGGCTGGCAGCGCGGCCGCATCTGGGGCTATGAGGTCCGCCTGCCCGCGGCCTTCGCCTATGAACTGGCGGACGGCGATACGACCAAGCCGGTTGCCGATTGGACCAAGCTCGGCGTGACCACCGCGACCGGCACGGCCTTGCCGGCCAACACGGACGCCGGCGCGATCTATCTGCCCGCCGGCGCGCGCGGGCCGGCCTTCATGACCTTCGGCAATTTCAAGGTGATCCTGAAATACAACAACGCCGCGTCCTATGCGCTGGCGGTATGCTATCTCGCCGACCTGATCGCCGGCCGGCCCGCCATCGTCGCGACCTGGCCGCGCGACGAGGAGCCCCTGTCGCATGACGAGCGCATCGCGCTGCAGAACGGCCTGACCACGCTCGGCTACAATCCCGGCAAGATCGATGGTATCATCGGGCACGACGGCAAGGCGGCGCTGCGGCTCTGGCAGAAGGCGCACAGCCTCCCCGCCGACGGTTTCCCGACCATGGCGGTGCTGGCGCAGGTGCTGACGGAGGCGAAACAAAAGGGACTTTGATCCCGGCGACGCGCCGAGCTCGAAAACAATTATATTGCCGAAAGTTCGTTAAGTCGTTGTTTTTATTTACGCATTCGCCACCGGCGTCTCGATATCCTCCTCGATGATCTCGACATCCGGCGGCACGATCCCGGCATTGCGCAGCGCCGGCGACAGCCATTGATAGGCGAACAGACCGACCAGCAGCGCCGCCGCGAAAGCATAAGGCACGTAAGGCGACCATTCGTACATCCAGCCGATAAGCGGCCCGGCGATGAAGCCCATGGCGCTGGCGCCGCCGATGATGCCGGCGACTGCGCCCTGCTCATGCGGCGCCACAGACAGCGAGGCGCCTGAGGTGAATCCCGGCCGCGCCATGCCGAAGCCGAGGCCCGACAGCGCCAGCCCGACCACCAGGACGAGGAAATTGCCGAATACCAGGAAGACGAGGGTCGAGACCAGGGCCGCGCCCAGTCCCCAATTGGTCAGCACCCGCGCCGAAAGCCGCACATACTGCACCACCACGAGCTGGGCGAAGAGCGCCGCCAGCGAGGTCGCGAGCTGGCCGATCATGTTGTATTGCGCGGCATGCTCCGGCGCGACGTGCAGCACGTCCATGAAGAAGAAGCCCATGGTCTGGATCGGCACCGTGCTCGCGGTCGAAAGCCCGATGGCGAAGATCGCGAAGGGCCGCACGCGGCGGTCGTGCCATTTGAAGGGTGTGCTCTCCACCCGCCGCGCCTTGGGCAGTGTGCGCTCCGGCAGCAGGAACCAGATGGTGGCGGCGCTGGCGAGCGCGAGGCCCGAGATGAAATAGAAGGGCACCAGAAGTCCGAACGGCGTGAACAGGCTGGCGATGGCCGGCCCCGCGACGGTGCCGAGCCCGAAGGCCGAGCCGATGGTCGCCACGCCCTTCAGCCGCTCCTGCGGCGTGGTGCGGTCGGCGACATAGGCCTGGCTCGCCGGCTGGGTGCCCGAGCCGAAGGTGCCGTAAATCGACCGCGTGAGGATCATCAGCGGAAAGATCGCGACGGCCGGCAACCAGCTCTTCAGCCCGGCCAGCATCACGCTGGCGAACAGCGCGAAAGACGCTGCGAAGGCGAGCAGGCCCAAGAGCATCACGGGCTTGCGCCCCCAATGATCGCTCTTCTTGCCCCAATAGGTCGCGGTGACCACCCAGATCGCCGCCGAGATCGCGAAGACGCTGGTCGTCTGGACGGCGCTCAGGTGAAGCTGCCGCGACAGTGGCGGCAGGATATTGAACAGCACGGTCTGGCCCGCGCCCATGCAGAGCAGGCTGACGAACAGGATGGCGAAAGCGCGCCGCCGCTCGGCATGCGTGGTTATATGGACGACACTATGTCGGCCTACCGCTTCGCTGCTTGAGGCCGTGGGGTGTTCATCGGGCATAGCGGCGCTAAGCACCGCAATTGCGCGGCGGGGTCAAGGCGGCGCGGCGCAAGGTAGCAATGTGTTTTCCTCCCCCCGCTGTTGCGGGGGAGGTGGCACGCCGTAGCGAAGCGAAGGCGTGACGGAGGGGGCCTGCCGCCCCGCACAACCCCCCTCCGCCTCGCTGCGCTCGGCACCTCCCCCGCAAACGCGGGGGAGGAAAGGCGCCCTCAGCTCTTCGCCTTCTTGAACCTGACCTGCGCGGTGTCGCTCCGCCCCTGCGCATCGACCACCGTGATGCGCGCCAGGCCCTCGCCGTCGGGCGTGAACAGCACCGGCTGGAACCGCGTGTAGTTGCCGATCAACTGGCCGTTCACTAGCCAGGTCAGCGGCTCCTTGCCGCCATCGGCCTTGAGCACCACGCTCTTGTCCTTCGCGTCGTCGGGCGGCAGCGGCACCACCGTGCCGTTGGGCGGAAAGGCAATGGTCGGCGGCGGCACATTGGTCTCGCGCGCCGGCGCCGGCGCGCTCTCGCGGCGGAAGAAGCGCATCGACGGCGGCAATCGGT from Rhizomicrobium sp. carries:
- the glcE gene encoding glycolate oxidase subunit GlcE, producing MPTHSASTEDEIVEAVMTAREWRSPLEIVGAGTKQSFGRAVVTMGSVLDVSGLRGILSYEPNELILTAAPGTPVAEIDAVLAEKGQRLGFDPPDWGPLLGAAPGLGTIGGAISTDANGPARVRLGAARDQLLGFRGVNGFGEAFKAGGKVVKNVTGFDVPKLMCGAMGTLCVLTEVTLRVFPRPPLSTVLALRDLSPEDGFALLRKVWSSPLDATGLAYSQGRVLVRLEGEKAPLAEKCAMLRTLLDGREAQEVPEGEIAFRAIGNGEVFADTPYDVWRAFVPPAAAAQVAAEIEAPLWLGDWAGGLLWLGTLPGSDTVRAAVNRVGGHAVLLRAGEETRERLDVFEPQSAVRMAMTKSIKAAFDPLGLFNPGRMWDGV
- a CDS encoding FAD-linked oxidase C-terminal domain-containing protein — encoded protein: MDFSAPDSDIIAHGPDIVAALRAIVPDGVVSDSASLAAFDGDALTAYRQKPLVTVLPRDAEQVAAILAYASEHGVPVVPRGAGTSLSGGALPRADGILLGLARMSRILDIDLENRCVVVEPGVTNLAITRAVEGRGFYYGPDPSSQIACTIGGNVAENSGGLHCLKYGLTTNNLLGVEFVLMSGERIRLGGRAPGAGGLDLLGVVCGSEGLLGVVVEATVRILPKPPATRTLLAAFSSVPDAGQCVADIIAAGIVPAAMEFMDRRCIAAVEAYSAPGYPACEGVLIIDADGIGAEVDHAIARIGGIARANGAEVREARDEAERGRLWAGRKAAFPAMGRLAPDMLCMDGTIPRHKLPLVLARMARMSEEYRLGFCNVFHAGDGNLHPLIIFDTMKPGEHDRAEAFGADILKLCVEVGGVLTGEHGVGVEKRDLMPTMFSEADLAQQQRLKCAFDAGGLLNPGKVFPTLSACVEGGHMHVKDGRVPFPNLPRF
- the ykgO gene encoding type B 50S ribosomal protein L36 — encoded protein: MKVRNSLRSLKKRDKDCRVVRRKGRVYVINKKNPRFKARQG
- a CDS encoding lytic murein transglycosylase codes for the protein MRTGVQLGLAALLSLVGACATVEPVDAHRAGHRAEAPPKPSPQDVKFAQFVVDFRATALAAGIAPATYDAAMGGIKRNDKIETLTEAQPEFVKQVWTYLDTAASPRRVADGRAALAAQAAALATVEAKYGVPKEILVSLWGNETDFGGALGSFNIFEALATLAYDGPRSDFGKTQLLAALKMMQQEKLDPGQMVSSWAGAFGQLQMLPTTFLKSAVDGDGDGKRDLWHSSADALASAAVEVSTDGWQRGRIWGYEVRLPAAFAYELADGDTTKPVADWTKLGVTTATGTALPANTDAGAIYLPAGARGPAFMTFGNFKVILKYNNAASYALAVCYLADLIAGRPAIVATWPRDEEPLSHDERIALQNGLTTLGYNPGKIDGIIGHDGKAALRLWQKAHSLPADGFPTMAVLAQVLTEAKQKGL
- a CDS encoding MFS transporter, producing the protein MPDEHPTASSSEAVGRHSVVHITTHAERRRAFAILFVSLLCMGAGQTVLFNILPPLSRQLHLSAVQTTSVFAISAAIWVVTATYWGKKSDHWGRKPVMLLGLLAFAASFALFASVMLAGLKSWLPAVAIFPLMILTRSIYGTFGSGTQPASQAYVADRTTPQERLKGVATIGSAFGLGTVAGPAIASLFTPFGLLVPFYFISGLALASAATIWFLLPERTLPKARRVESTPFKWHDRRVRPFAIFAIGLSTASTVPIQTMGFFFMDVLHVAPEHAAQYNMIGQLATSLAALFAQLVVVQYVRLSARVLTNWGLGAALVSTLVFLVFGNFLVLVVGLALSGLGFGMARPGFTSGASLSVAPHEQGAVAGIIGGASAMGFIAGPLIGWMYEWSPYVPYAFAAALLVGLFAYQWLSPALRNAGIVPPDVEIIEEDIETPVANA